The following proteins come from a genomic window of Mustela lutreola isolate mMusLut2 chromosome 6, mMusLut2.pri, whole genome shotgun sequence:
- the CCHCR1 gene encoding coiled-coil alpha-helical rod protein 1 isoform X1 — MWPYSSGARPWANALIGKDPGVMAWWCLDGLPEGLAEPWRELWRLGSQPLHCTPPFSPTTRNSRDYRNLRRRVKALPGILKGSIDGCTQNLETSYNVEMFRPPGSTGLIPPSHFQARPLPTVPRMAPTWVSDIPLVQPPTHHDISERRPDNKRPPVMLWEQDVSGNGKEPGRRGRSVELAGSHALSQQAELISRQLQELRRLEEEVRVLRETSLQQKMRLEAQAMELEALARAEKAGRAEAEGLRAALAGAEVVRKNLEEGSQRELEEVKRLHQEQLSSLTQAHQEALSSLTNKAEGLEKSLSSLETRRAGEAKELAVAQREAEVLQKQLSKAQEDLEAQVTLVENLRRYVGEQVPPEVHRQTWESERQELLETVQVREYRHLQEDRDGLHTTAELLQVRVQSLMHILTIQEEELSRKVQPSDSLEPEFTRKCQSLLKRWREKVFALMVQLKAQELEHRGCVEQLKGQVAELQDQAVAQSQEQAILQRSLQDKAAEVEVERMGAKALQLELSRAQEAQRRRQQHAATAEDQLKLVANSVSSFQTWLQSTMAEVERATTQLPCLSSRVSYAVRRVHTIQGLMARKLALAQLRQESCPPLLPVTDVSLELEQLREERNRLDAELQLSAHIIQKEVGRAREQGEAERQQLSEVAQQLEQELQRTQESLASLGLQLEAARQGQKESTEEAASLRQELTQQQEIYGQALQEKVAEVETRLREQLLETERRLNEARREHGKAVVSLRQMQRKATREKERNQELRRLQDEARKEEGLRLTQRLQELERDKNFMLATLQQEGLLSRYKQQRLLAVFPSLLDKGKSAESSPWAPGSSLPVPPGAAPISKESIRGSLSVLLDDLQGLSEAISKEEAISEGDNQNCPAPVCL; from the exons ATGTGGCCATATTCATCTGGGGCCAGGCCTTGGGCCAATGCTTTAATAGGGAAGGACCCAGGAGTCATGGCTTGGTGGTGTCTGGATGGGCTTCCGGAAGGCCTTGCTGAGCCATGGAGAGAACTCTGGAGATTGGGCTCACAGCCCCTGCACTGCACACCTCCGTTCTCACCTACAACAAGGAACAGCAGAGACTATAGAAACTTAAGGAGGAGGGTAAAGGCTCTGCCTGGAATTCTGAAA GGAAGCATAGATGGCTGTACACAGAATCTAGAGACTTCATATAATGTGGAGATGTTTCGACCTCCAG GTTCCACTGGGCTGATTCCCCCTTCCCATTTCCAAGCTCGTCCCCTTCCAACTGTACCAAGAATGGCTCCCACCTGGGTTTCAGACATTCCCCTGGTCCAACCCCCAACCCATCATGATATCTCAGAGAGGCGGCCAGACAACAAGAGACCTCCAGTGATGTTGTGGGAACAGGATGTTTCTGGCAATGGGAAGGAGCCAGggcggagaggcag GTCTGTGGAGCTAGCGGGGTCACATGCTCTGAGCCAGCAGGCTGAGCTGATCTCTCGGCAGCTGCAAGAGTTGCGGCGGCTTGAGGAGGAGGTCCGAGTCCTACGGGAGACCTCACTGCAGCAGAAGATGAGACTGGAGGCCCAGGCCATGGAGCTGGAGGCTCTGGCACGGGCGGAGAAGGCCGGCCGAGCTGAGGCTGAGGGCCTGCGTGCTGCCTTGGCCGGGGCTGAGGTTGTCCGAAAGAACCTGGAAGAAGGGAGCCAGCGGGAACTGGAGGAGGTTAAGAGGCTGCACCAGGAACAG CTCTCCTCCCTGACACAGGCTCACCAGGAGGCTCTTTCCAGTTTGACCAACAAAGCTGAGGGCTTGGAGAAATCTCTGAGTAGTCTGGAAAccaggagggcaggggaagcCAAGGAGCTGGCTGTGGCCCAGAGGGAGGCTGAGGTGCTGCAGAAGCAGCTGAG caaggcccaagaagacTTAGAGGCACAGGTGACTTTGGTTGAGAATTTAAGGAGATATGTGGGGGAGCAAGTCCCTCCGGAGGTCCACAGGCAGACCTGGGAATCGGAGCGCCAGGAGCTTCTGGAAACCGTTCAAGTCAGAGAGTATAGG CACTTGCAGGAGGACCGGGATGGCCTGCACACCACAGCGGAGCTGCTGCAGGTGCGCGTGCAGAGCCTCATGCACATCCTGACCATCCAGGAGGAGGAGCTGAGCAGGAAG GTTCAGCCTTCGGATTCGCTGGAGCCTGAGTTCACCAGGAAGTGCCAGTCCCTGCTGAAGCGCTGGCGGGAGAAGGTGTTTGCCCTCATGGTGCAGCTAAAGGCCCAGGAGCTGGAGCACAGAGGATGCGTGGAGCAGCTGAAGGGACAG GTGGCAGAGCTCCAGGACCAAGCTGTGGCCCAGAGCCAGGAACAGGCCATCCTGCAGCGCTCCCTACAGGACAAAGCTGCCGAGGTGGAGGTGGAACGGATGGGCGCCAAG GCCCTGCAGCTCGAGCTGAGCCGCGCTCAGGAGGCCCAACGCCGGAGGCAGCAGCACGCAGCCACAGCCGAGGATCAGCTGAAGCTGGTGGCCAACTCTGTCAGCAG CTTTCAGACCTGGCTCCAGAGCACCATGGCTGAGGTGGAACGAGCCACCACCCAGCTTCCCTGCCTCAGCAGCCGAGTCAGCTACGCAGTCCGCAGGGTCCACACCATTCAGG GCCTGATGGCTCGAAAACTGGCCCTTGCTCAGCTGCGCCAGGAGAG CTGTCCCCCACTCCTGCCAGTCACAGATGTGAGCCTTGAGTTGGAGCAGCTGCGGGAGGAACGGAACCGCCTGGATGCGGAATTGCAGCTGAGCGCCCACATCATCCAGAAGGAGGTGGGCCGGGCCCGGGAGCAAG GGGAGGCTGAACGGCAGCAATTGAGTGAGGTGGCCCAGCAGCTGGAGCAGGAGCTGCAGCGGACCCAGGAGTCCCTGGCTAGTCTGGGGCTGCAGCTGGAAGCAGCCCGCCAGGGCCAGAAGGAGAGTACGGAGGAGGCTGCCAGTCTCCGGCAGGAGCTGACCCAGCAGCAGGAGATCTATGGGCAAG ctctGCAAGAGAAGGTGGCTGAAGTGGAAACTAGGCTGCGGGAACAGCTCTTAGAAACAGAGAGGAGATTGAACGAGGCTCGGAGGGAGCATGGCAAGGCAG TGGTCTCCCTGCGCCAGATGCAGCGCAAAGCCACCCGGGAGAAGGAGCGGAACCAGGAGCTCAGGCGCCTGCAAGATGAGGCCCGGAAGGAGGAGGGGCTGCGGCTGACCCAGCGCCTGCAGGAGCTAGAGAGGGACAAGAACTTTATGCTg GCCACCTTGCAGCAGGAGGGTCTCCTCTCCCGTTACAAGCAGCAGCGACTGTTGGcagtttttccttccctgctgGATAAGGGGAAGTCTGCAGAGTCCAGCCCCTGGGCCCCAGGGTCTTCACTGCCTGTACCTCCAGGAGCAGCACCCATCTCCAAGGAGTCCATAAGAG GATCCCTCTCTGTCCTGCTCGATGATCTGCAGGGACTGAGTGAGGCCATTTCCAAAGAGGAAGCTATCTCTGAAGGAGACAACCAGAACTGTCCTGCTCCAGTCTGCCTCTGA
- the CCHCR1 gene encoding coiled-coil alpha-helical rod protein 1 isoform X10, which yields MFRPPGSTGLIPPSHFQARPLPTVPRMAPTWVSDIPLVQPPTHHDISERRPDNKRPPVMLWEQDVSGNGKEPGRRGRSVELAGSHALSQQAELISRQLQELRRLEEEVRVLRETSLQQKMRLEAQAMELEALARAEKAGRAEAEGLRAALAGAEVVRKNLEEGSQRELEEVKRLHQEQLSSLTQAHQEALSSLTNKAEGLEKSLSSLETRRAGEAKELAVAQREAEVLQKQLSKAQEDLEAQVTLVENLRRYVGEQVPPEVHRQTWESERQELLETVQVREYRHLQEDRDGLHTTAELLQVRVQSLMHILTIQEEELSRKVQPSDSLEPEFTRKCQSLLKRWREKVFALMVQLKAQELEHRGCVEQLKGQVAELQDQAVAQSQEQAILQRSLQDKAAEVEVERMGAKALQLELSRAQEAQRRRQQHAATAEDQLKLVANSVSSFQTWLQSTMAEVERATTQLPCLSSRVSYAVRRVHTIQGLMARKLALAQLRQESCPPLLPVTDVSLELEQLREERNRLDAELQLSAHIIQKEVGRAREQGEAERQQLSEVAQQLEQELQRTQESLASLGLQLEAARQGQKESTEEAASLRQELTQQQEIYGQALQEKVAEVETRLREQLLETERRLNEARREHGKAVVSLRQMQRKATREKERNQELRRLQDEARKEEGLRLTQRLQELERDKNFMLATLQQEGLLSRYKQQRLLAVFPSLLDKGKSAESSPWAPGSSLPVPPGAAPISKESIRGSLSVLLDDLQGLSEAISKEEAISEGDNQNCPAPVCL from the exons ATGTTTCGACCTCCAG GTTCCACTGGGCTGATTCCCCCTTCCCATTTCCAAGCTCGTCCCCTTCCAACTGTACCAAGAATGGCTCCCACCTGGGTTTCAGACATTCCCCTGGTCCAACCCCCAACCCATCATGATATCTCAGAGAGGCGGCCAGACAACAAGAGACCTCCAGTGATGTTGTGGGAACAGGATGTTTCTGGCAATGGGAAGGAGCCAGggcggagaggcag GTCTGTGGAGCTAGCGGGGTCACATGCTCTGAGCCAGCAGGCTGAGCTGATCTCTCGGCAGCTGCAAGAGTTGCGGCGGCTTGAGGAGGAGGTCCGAGTCCTACGGGAGACCTCACTGCAGCAGAAGATGAGACTGGAGGCCCAGGCCATGGAGCTGGAGGCTCTGGCACGGGCGGAGAAGGCCGGCCGAGCTGAGGCTGAGGGCCTGCGTGCTGCCTTGGCCGGGGCTGAGGTTGTCCGAAAGAACCTGGAAGAAGGGAGCCAGCGGGAACTGGAGGAGGTTAAGAGGCTGCACCAGGAACAG CTCTCCTCCCTGACACAGGCTCACCAGGAGGCTCTTTCCAGTTTGACCAACAAAGCTGAGGGCTTGGAGAAATCTCTGAGTAGTCTGGAAAccaggagggcaggggaagcCAAGGAGCTGGCTGTGGCCCAGAGGGAGGCTGAGGTGCTGCAGAAGCAGCTGAG caaggcccaagaagacTTAGAGGCACAGGTGACTTTGGTTGAGAATTTAAGGAGATATGTGGGGGAGCAAGTCCCTCCGGAGGTCCACAGGCAGACCTGGGAATCGGAGCGCCAGGAGCTTCTGGAAACCGTTCAAGTCAGAGAGTATAGG CACTTGCAGGAGGACCGGGATGGCCTGCACACCACAGCGGAGCTGCTGCAGGTGCGCGTGCAGAGCCTCATGCACATCCTGACCATCCAGGAGGAGGAGCTGAGCAGGAAG GTTCAGCCTTCGGATTCGCTGGAGCCTGAGTTCACCAGGAAGTGCCAGTCCCTGCTGAAGCGCTGGCGGGAGAAGGTGTTTGCCCTCATGGTGCAGCTAAAGGCCCAGGAGCTGGAGCACAGAGGATGCGTGGAGCAGCTGAAGGGACAG GTGGCAGAGCTCCAGGACCAAGCTGTGGCCCAGAGCCAGGAACAGGCCATCCTGCAGCGCTCCCTACAGGACAAAGCTGCCGAGGTGGAGGTGGAACGGATGGGCGCCAAG GCCCTGCAGCTCGAGCTGAGCCGCGCTCAGGAGGCCCAACGCCGGAGGCAGCAGCACGCAGCCACAGCCGAGGATCAGCTGAAGCTGGTGGCCAACTCTGTCAGCAG CTTTCAGACCTGGCTCCAGAGCACCATGGCTGAGGTGGAACGAGCCACCACCCAGCTTCCCTGCCTCAGCAGCCGAGTCAGCTACGCAGTCCGCAGGGTCCACACCATTCAGG GCCTGATGGCTCGAAAACTGGCCCTTGCTCAGCTGCGCCAGGAGAG CTGTCCCCCACTCCTGCCAGTCACAGATGTGAGCCTTGAGTTGGAGCAGCTGCGGGAGGAACGGAACCGCCTGGATGCGGAATTGCAGCTGAGCGCCCACATCATCCAGAAGGAGGTGGGCCGGGCCCGGGAGCAAG GGGAGGCTGAACGGCAGCAATTGAGTGAGGTGGCCCAGCAGCTGGAGCAGGAGCTGCAGCGGACCCAGGAGTCCCTGGCTAGTCTGGGGCTGCAGCTGGAAGCAGCCCGCCAGGGCCAGAAGGAGAGTACGGAGGAGGCTGCCAGTCTCCGGCAGGAGCTGACCCAGCAGCAGGAGATCTATGGGCAAG ctctGCAAGAGAAGGTGGCTGAAGTGGAAACTAGGCTGCGGGAACAGCTCTTAGAAACAGAGAGGAGATTGAACGAGGCTCGGAGGGAGCATGGCAAGGCAG TGGTCTCCCTGCGCCAGATGCAGCGCAAAGCCACCCGGGAGAAGGAGCGGAACCAGGAGCTCAGGCGCCTGCAAGATGAGGCCCGGAAGGAGGAGGGGCTGCGGCTGACCCAGCGCCTGCAGGAGCTAGAGAGGGACAAGAACTTTATGCTg GCCACCTTGCAGCAGGAGGGTCTCCTCTCCCGTTACAAGCAGCAGCGACTGTTGGcagtttttccttccctgctgGATAAGGGGAAGTCTGCAGAGTCCAGCCCCTGGGCCCCAGGGTCTTCACTGCCTGTACCTCCAGGAGCAGCACCCATCTCCAAGGAGTCCATAAGAG GATCCCTCTCTGTCCTGCTCGATGATCTGCAGGGACTGAGTGAGGCCATTTCCAAAGAGGAAGCTATCTCTGAAGGAGACAACCAGAACTGTCCTGCTCCAGTCTGCCTCTGA
- the CCHCR1 gene encoding coiled-coil alpha-helical rod protein 1 isoform X5, with the protein MWPYSSGARPWANALIGKDPGVMAWWCLDGLPEGLAEPWRELWRLGSQPLHCTPPFSPTTRNSRDYRNLRRRVKALPGILKGSIDGCTQNLETSYNVEMFRPPGSTGLIPPSHFQARPLPTVPRMAPTWVSDIPLVQPPTHHDISERRPDNKRPPVMLWEQDVSGNGKEPGRRGRSVELAGSHALSQQAELISRQLQELRRLEEEVRVLRETSLQQKMRLEAQAMELEALARAEKAGRAEAEGLRAALAGAEVVRKNLEEGSQRELEEVKRLHQEQLSSLTQAHQEALSSLTNKAEGLEKSLSSLETRRAGEAKELAVAQREAEVLQKQLSKAQEDLEAQVTLVENLRRYVGEQVPPEVHRQTWESERQELLETVQVREYRHLQEDRDGLHTTAELLQVRVQSLMHILTIQEEELSRKVQPSDSLEPEFTRKCQSLLKRWREKVFALMVQLKAQELEHRGCVEQLKGQVAELQDQAVAQSQEQAILQRSLQDKAAEVEVERMGAKALQLELSRAQEAQRRRQQHAATAEDQLKLVANSVSSFQTWLQSTMAEVERATTQLPCLSSRVSYAVRRVHTIQGLMARKLALAQLRQESCPPLLPVTDVSLELEQLREERNRLDAELQLSAHIIQKEVGRAREQGEAERQQLSEVAQQLEQELQRTQESLASLGLQLEAARQGQKESTEEAASLRQELTQQQEIYGQALQEKVAEVETRLREQLLETERRLNEARREHGKAVVSLRQMQRKATREKERNQELRRLQDEARKEEGLRLTQRLQELERDKNFMLQRLLAVFPSLLDKGKSAESSPWAPGSSLPVPPGAAPISKESIRGSLSVLLDDLQGLSEAISKEEAISEGDNQNCPAPVCL; encoded by the exons ATGTGGCCATATTCATCTGGGGCCAGGCCTTGGGCCAATGCTTTAATAGGGAAGGACCCAGGAGTCATGGCTTGGTGGTGTCTGGATGGGCTTCCGGAAGGCCTTGCTGAGCCATGGAGAGAACTCTGGAGATTGGGCTCACAGCCCCTGCACTGCACACCTCCGTTCTCACCTACAACAAGGAACAGCAGAGACTATAGAAACTTAAGGAGGAGGGTAAAGGCTCTGCCTGGAATTCTGAAA GGAAGCATAGATGGCTGTACACAGAATCTAGAGACTTCATATAATGTGGAGATGTTTCGACCTCCAG GTTCCACTGGGCTGATTCCCCCTTCCCATTTCCAAGCTCGTCCCCTTCCAACTGTACCAAGAATGGCTCCCACCTGGGTTTCAGACATTCCCCTGGTCCAACCCCCAACCCATCATGATATCTCAGAGAGGCGGCCAGACAACAAGAGACCTCCAGTGATGTTGTGGGAACAGGATGTTTCTGGCAATGGGAAGGAGCCAGggcggagaggcag GTCTGTGGAGCTAGCGGGGTCACATGCTCTGAGCCAGCAGGCTGAGCTGATCTCTCGGCAGCTGCAAGAGTTGCGGCGGCTTGAGGAGGAGGTCCGAGTCCTACGGGAGACCTCACTGCAGCAGAAGATGAGACTGGAGGCCCAGGCCATGGAGCTGGAGGCTCTGGCACGGGCGGAGAAGGCCGGCCGAGCTGAGGCTGAGGGCCTGCGTGCTGCCTTGGCCGGGGCTGAGGTTGTCCGAAAGAACCTGGAAGAAGGGAGCCAGCGGGAACTGGAGGAGGTTAAGAGGCTGCACCAGGAACAG CTCTCCTCCCTGACACAGGCTCACCAGGAGGCTCTTTCCAGTTTGACCAACAAAGCTGAGGGCTTGGAGAAATCTCTGAGTAGTCTGGAAAccaggagggcaggggaagcCAAGGAGCTGGCTGTGGCCCAGAGGGAGGCTGAGGTGCTGCAGAAGCAGCTGAG caaggcccaagaagacTTAGAGGCACAGGTGACTTTGGTTGAGAATTTAAGGAGATATGTGGGGGAGCAAGTCCCTCCGGAGGTCCACAGGCAGACCTGGGAATCGGAGCGCCAGGAGCTTCTGGAAACCGTTCAAGTCAGAGAGTATAGG CACTTGCAGGAGGACCGGGATGGCCTGCACACCACAGCGGAGCTGCTGCAGGTGCGCGTGCAGAGCCTCATGCACATCCTGACCATCCAGGAGGAGGAGCTGAGCAGGAAG GTTCAGCCTTCGGATTCGCTGGAGCCTGAGTTCACCAGGAAGTGCCAGTCCCTGCTGAAGCGCTGGCGGGAGAAGGTGTTTGCCCTCATGGTGCAGCTAAAGGCCCAGGAGCTGGAGCACAGAGGATGCGTGGAGCAGCTGAAGGGACAG GTGGCAGAGCTCCAGGACCAAGCTGTGGCCCAGAGCCAGGAACAGGCCATCCTGCAGCGCTCCCTACAGGACAAAGCTGCCGAGGTGGAGGTGGAACGGATGGGCGCCAAG GCCCTGCAGCTCGAGCTGAGCCGCGCTCAGGAGGCCCAACGCCGGAGGCAGCAGCACGCAGCCACAGCCGAGGATCAGCTGAAGCTGGTGGCCAACTCTGTCAGCAG CTTTCAGACCTGGCTCCAGAGCACCATGGCTGAGGTGGAACGAGCCACCACCCAGCTTCCCTGCCTCAGCAGCCGAGTCAGCTACGCAGTCCGCAGGGTCCACACCATTCAGG GCCTGATGGCTCGAAAACTGGCCCTTGCTCAGCTGCGCCAGGAGAG CTGTCCCCCACTCCTGCCAGTCACAGATGTGAGCCTTGAGTTGGAGCAGCTGCGGGAGGAACGGAACCGCCTGGATGCGGAATTGCAGCTGAGCGCCCACATCATCCAGAAGGAGGTGGGCCGGGCCCGGGAGCAAG GGGAGGCTGAACGGCAGCAATTGAGTGAGGTGGCCCAGCAGCTGGAGCAGGAGCTGCAGCGGACCCAGGAGTCCCTGGCTAGTCTGGGGCTGCAGCTGGAAGCAGCCCGCCAGGGCCAGAAGGAGAGTACGGAGGAGGCTGCCAGTCTCCGGCAGGAGCTGACCCAGCAGCAGGAGATCTATGGGCAAG ctctGCAAGAGAAGGTGGCTGAAGTGGAAACTAGGCTGCGGGAACAGCTCTTAGAAACAGAGAGGAGATTGAACGAGGCTCGGAGGGAGCATGGCAAGGCAG TGGTCTCCCTGCGCCAGATGCAGCGCAAAGCCACCCGGGAGAAGGAGCGGAACCAGGAGCTCAGGCGCCTGCAAGATGAGGCCCGGAAGGAGGAGGGGCTGCGGCTGACCCAGCGCCTGCAGGAGCTAGAGAGGGACAAGAACTTTATGCTg CAGCGACTGTTGGcagtttttccttccctgctgGATAAGGGGAAGTCTGCAGAGTCCAGCCCCTGGGCCCCAGGGTCTTCACTGCCTGTACCTCCAGGAGCAGCACCCATCTCCAAGGAGTCCATAAGAG GATCCCTCTCTGTCCTGCTCGATGATCTGCAGGGACTGAGTGAGGCCATTTCCAAAGAGGAAGCTATCTCTGAAGGAGACAACCAGAACTGTCCTGCTCCAGTCTGCCTCTGA
- the CCHCR1 gene encoding coiled-coil alpha-helical rod protein 1 isoform X12: MWPYSSGARPWANALIGKDPGVMAWWCLDGLPEGLAEPWRELWRLGSQPLHCTPPFSPTTRNSRDYRNLRRRVKALPGILKGSIDGCTQNLETSYNVEMFRPPGSTGLIPPSHFQARPLPTVPRMAPTWVSDIPLVQPPTHHDISERRPDNKRPPVMLWEQDVSGNGKEPGRRGRSVELAGSHALSQQAELISRQLQELRRLEEEVRVLRETSLQQKMRLEAQAMELEALARAEKAGRAEAEGLRAALAGAEVVRKNLEEGSQRELEEVKRLHQEQLSSLTQAHQEALSSLTNKAEGLEKSLSSLETRRAGEAKELAVAQREAEVLQKQLSKAQEDLEAQVTLVENLRRYVGEQVPPEVHRQTWESERQELLETVQVREYRHLQEDRDGLHTTAELLQVRVQSLMHILTIQEEELSRKVQPSDSLEPEFTRKCQSLLKRWREKVFALMVQLKAQELEHRGCVEQLKGQVAELQDQAVAQSQEQAILQRSLQDKAAEVEVERMGAKALQLELSRAQEAQRRRQQHAATAEDQLKLVANSVSSFQTWLQSTMAEVERATTQLPCLSSRVSYAVRRVHTIQGLMARKLALAQLRQESCPPLLPVTDVSLELEQLREERNRLDAELQLSAHIIQKEVGRAREQGEAERQQLSEVAQQLEQELQRTQESLASLGLQLEAARQGQKESTEEAASLRQELTQQQEIYGQALQEKVAEVETRLREQLLETERRLNEARREHGKAGSLRDEEGTLGSQSQKVVEHQPLLPPHRGDSPGA; encoded by the exons ATGTGGCCATATTCATCTGGGGCCAGGCCTTGGGCCAATGCTTTAATAGGGAAGGACCCAGGAGTCATGGCTTGGTGGTGTCTGGATGGGCTTCCGGAAGGCCTTGCTGAGCCATGGAGAGAACTCTGGAGATTGGGCTCACAGCCCCTGCACTGCACACCTCCGTTCTCACCTACAACAAGGAACAGCAGAGACTATAGAAACTTAAGGAGGAGGGTAAAGGCTCTGCCTGGAATTCTGAAA GGAAGCATAGATGGCTGTACACAGAATCTAGAGACTTCATATAATGTGGAGATGTTTCGACCTCCAG GTTCCACTGGGCTGATTCCCCCTTCCCATTTCCAAGCTCGTCCCCTTCCAACTGTACCAAGAATGGCTCCCACCTGGGTTTCAGACATTCCCCTGGTCCAACCCCCAACCCATCATGATATCTCAGAGAGGCGGCCAGACAACAAGAGACCTCCAGTGATGTTGTGGGAACAGGATGTTTCTGGCAATGGGAAGGAGCCAGggcggagaggcag GTCTGTGGAGCTAGCGGGGTCACATGCTCTGAGCCAGCAGGCTGAGCTGATCTCTCGGCAGCTGCAAGAGTTGCGGCGGCTTGAGGAGGAGGTCCGAGTCCTACGGGAGACCTCACTGCAGCAGAAGATGAGACTGGAGGCCCAGGCCATGGAGCTGGAGGCTCTGGCACGGGCGGAGAAGGCCGGCCGAGCTGAGGCTGAGGGCCTGCGTGCTGCCTTGGCCGGGGCTGAGGTTGTCCGAAAGAACCTGGAAGAAGGGAGCCAGCGGGAACTGGAGGAGGTTAAGAGGCTGCACCAGGAACAG CTCTCCTCCCTGACACAGGCTCACCAGGAGGCTCTTTCCAGTTTGACCAACAAAGCTGAGGGCTTGGAGAAATCTCTGAGTAGTCTGGAAAccaggagggcaggggaagcCAAGGAGCTGGCTGTGGCCCAGAGGGAGGCTGAGGTGCTGCAGAAGCAGCTGAG caaggcccaagaagacTTAGAGGCACAGGTGACTTTGGTTGAGAATTTAAGGAGATATGTGGGGGAGCAAGTCCCTCCGGAGGTCCACAGGCAGACCTGGGAATCGGAGCGCCAGGAGCTTCTGGAAACCGTTCAAGTCAGAGAGTATAGG CACTTGCAGGAGGACCGGGATGGCCTGCACACCACAGCGGAGCTGCTGCAGGTGCGCGTGCAGAGCCTCATGCACATCCTGACCATCCAGGAGGAGGAGCTGAGCAGGAAG GTTCAGCCTTCGGATTCGCTGGAGCCTGAGTTCACCAGGAAGTGCCAGTCCCTGCTGAAGCGCTGGCGGGAGAAGGTGTTTGCCCTCATGGTGCAGCTAAAGGCCCAGGAGCTGGAGCACAGAGGATGCGTGGAGCAGCTGAAGGGACAG GTGGCAGAGCTCCAGGACCAAGCTGTGGCCCAGAGCCAGGAACAGGCCATCCTGCAGCGCTCCCTACAGGACAAAGCTGCCGAGGTGGAGGTGGAACGGATGGGCGCCAAG GCCCTGCAGCTCGAGCTGAGCCGCGCTCAGGAGGCCCAACGCCGGAGGCAGCAGCACGCAGCCACAGCCGAGGATCAGCTGAAGCTGGTGGCCAACTCTGTCAGCAG CTTTCAGACCTGGCTCCAGAGCACCATGGCTGAGGTGGAACGAGCCACCACCCAGCTTCCCTGCCTCAGCAGCCGAGTCAGCTACGCAGTCCGCAGGGTCCACACCATTCAGG GCCTGATGGCTCGAAAACTGGCCCTTGCTCAGCTGCGCCAGGAGAG CTGTCCCCCACTCCTGCCAGTCACAGATGTGAGCCTTGAGTTGGAGCAGCTGCGGGAGGAACGGAACCGCCTGGATGCGGAATTGCAGCTGAGCGCCCACATCATCCAGAAGGAGGTGGGCCGGGCCCGGGAGCAAG GGGAGGCTGAACGGCAGCAATTGAGTGAGGTGGCCCAGCAGCTGGAGCAGGAGCTGCAGCGGACCCAGGAGTCCCTGGCTAGTCTGGGGCTGCAGCTGGAAGCAGCCCGCCAGGGCCAGAAGGAGAGTACGGAGGAGGCTGCCAGTCTCCGGCAGGAGCTGACCCAGCAGCAGGAGATCTATGGGCAAG ctctGCAAGAGAAGGTGGCTGAAGTGGAAACTAGGCTGCGGGAACAGCTCTTAGAAACAGAGAGGAGATTGAACGAGGCTCGGAGGGAGCATGGCAAGGCAG GAAGTCTCCGGGATGAGGAAGGTACTTTGGGTTCACAGAGTCAGAAGGTCGTGGAGCATCAGCCACTACTCCCACCACACAGAGGAGACAGCCCTGGAGCATAA